In Symmachiella dynata, the following are encoded in one genomic region:
- a CDS encoding efflux RND transporter permease subunit: MIRFFATHPTAANLLMLVFLVIGIMTAGTLRRETFPDFTVPEVEIRVPYPGATAQEVEDVVCRRVEDALDGIKYVKEIRSEARENIAIITVEMVDSGEFAVFKDDIETEIAAIDDFPDDVEDPVIKRLGTTELVLSLIVSGPISPRDLKAYCEDLKERLQRDPLVSTVNIRGFSDNQLRIELSANALMQYDLSVADVADVVGRQNVDLPAGAIETGEHEILVRFVEERRSPSELETLVIVGSHGGGEIRLGDLGTITDTFELEEDKVLVDGRRAGILVVEKTKTEDTIHVANVVKSIVENERIRHPQMTIDVTQDMSTLVNSRLNLIIKNAWQGGLLVFLAMWLFFNVRLSFWVVMSLPVSFLGALWFAEQIGMTINMITMIGILMALGLLMDDGIVIAENIATHSARGKPATQAAIDGVNEVKAGVFSSFITTVCVLGPLVTISGNIGKVLRVMPIILILVLAVSLVEAFLILPSHLAHSLTDKNSRDDNAVRRLIDRMIDICRERVLGSAIDVLLRWRYLWVGCVIAMLIGTLSMFAGGIVKFQAFPDLDGDVIDARLMMSQGTPLERTEEVVQQLTDALVDVNREFKSRQFGEQDLIKSVYVQFNKNIDAFETGPHVATVSVNLLEAEIRDGRIDEIVESWREKLVRPTDVDMMNFAEPIIGPEGRAIEIRLQGDDLEQLDVAATQFHSWLARFDGVLNLTDDLRRGKPEVRIRLREGTTGLGLDAATVARQVRAGFYGVTADEIQIGREAYEVDVRLRPEDQNSIADMEYFHFAIPGGKLVPLGSIAIADRTRGWSKIGRVDSRRTVTLLGDVDQRLVNTAQLFNQIERDYLPGFHETFPDIEVSFSGEVEQSATTLNSMMAAMIIGVIGVFVLLSFQFRSYTEPLIVMTAIPFALIGVIWGHWLMGIDLSMPSGLGFISLSGIVVNDSILLVLFLKMRREEGADIVEAAGQASRQRFRAIVITSLTTIAGLLPLLFERSLQAQVLIPLAASIAFGLLASTVLVLLVIPCLYAILGDFRLTADVAPHGENDS; encoded by the coding sequence ATGATTCGCTTCTTCGCCACGCACCCTACGGCTGCCAATCTGTTGATGCTGGTTTTCCTGGTGATCGGCATCATGACGGCGGGAACTCTGCGCCGCGAGACGTTTCCGGATTTCACTGTCCCTGAAGTGGAGATTCGTGTCCCGTATCCCGGAGCAACGGCCCAGGAAGTGGAAGACGTCGTCTGCCGACGCGTCGAGGACGCCCTAGATGGCATCAAGTACGTCAAGGAAATTCGCTCCGAAGCGCGGGAAAACATCGCTATTATCACGGTCGAGATGGTCGACAGCGGCGAATTCGCGGTATTTAAGGACGACATTGAAACAGAAATCGCTGCCATCGATGACTTCCCCGACGACGTCGAAGATCCAGTGATCAAACGGCTCGGAACCACGGAGTTGGTACTATCGCTGATTGTGAGCGGCCCCATATCGCCGCGAGATTTGAAGGCGTACTGCGAAGACCTCAAGGAGCGACTGCAGCGAGATCCTCTGGTGTCTACCGTTAATATCCGAGGGTTTTCGGACAATCAACTGCGGATTGAACTGTCCGCCAATGCGCTAATGCAATACGACCTCAGCGTCGCGGACGTAGCCGATGTCGTTGGCCGCCAAAACGTCGACTTACCGGCCGGTGCCATCGAAACCGGCGAACACGAAATTCTTGTCCGTTTTGTCGAGGAACGCCGCTCACCCTCAGAATTAGAAACGCTTGTGATCGTCGGTAGCCATGGGGGCGGCGAAATTCGGTTGGGGGATCTTGGCACCATCACCGATACCTTTGAACTCGAAGAGGACAAGGTGCTCGTCGATGGCCGCCGGGCGGGAATTTTGGTGGTCGAGAAGACGAAGACTGAGGACACGATCCACGTGGCAAATGTCGTTAAATCAATCGTCGAGAATGAGCGCATCCGGCATCCACAGATGACCATTGATGTCACCCAGGACATGTCGACCCTCGTCAACAGCAGGCTGAATTTGATTATTAAGAACGCCTGGCAAGGAGGACTGCTCGTTTTCTTGGCCATGTGGCTATTCTTCAACGTGCGGTTATCGTTTTGGGTAGTCATGAGCCTGCCCGTCTCGTTTCTGGGCGCGCTGTGGTTCGCCGAGCAAATTGGAATGACGATTAACATGATCACGATGATTGGTATCCTCATGGCATTGGGTTTGTTGATGGACGATGGCATCGTGATCGCCGAAAATATTGCCACACATTCCGCCCGCGGAAAACCAGCAACTCAAGCCGCAATCGACGGCGTTAATGAAGTCAAGGCAGGCGTGTTTTCCTCTTTCATCACAACCGTCTGCGTCCTAGGGCCGTTAGTGACGATTAGTGGAAACATCGGCAAAGTCCTGCGGGTGATGCCGATCATTTTGATCCTCGTGTTGGCTGTAAGTTTGGTAGAAGCATTTTTGATCTTGCCATCGCACTTGGCGCATTCTCTGACGGACAAGAACAGCAGAGATGATAACGCCGTCAGGCGATTGATCGACCGCATGATCGACATCTGCCGTGAACGCGTTTTGGGCAGCGCCATCGACGTACTATTGCGGTGGCGGTATTTATGGGTCGGCTGTGTGATCGCCATGTTGATCGGCACACTGTCAATGTTCGCTGGAGGGATTGTTAAATTCCAGGCGTTTCCAGACCTCGATGGGGACGTCATCGACGCGCGGCTGATGATGTCGCAGGGCACCCCGCTTGAACGGACGGAAGAGGTTGTTCAACAACTTACCGACGCACTAGTCGATGTGAATCGCGAGTTCAAATCACGACAATTCGGTGAACAAGACCTGATCAAGTCGGTCTACGTACAATTCAACAAAAACATTGACGCCTTTGAGACCGGTCCGCACGTCGCCACAGTCTCGGTCAATCTTCTTGAGGCCGAGATTCGCGACGGGCGCATCGATGAGATTGTCGAATCCTGGCGGGAAAAACTCGTGCGGCCGACTGACGTCGACATGATGAACTTTGCTGAACCCATAATCGGCCCCGAAGGCCGCGCCATTGAAATTCGTTTACAAGGGGACGATCTTGAACAATTAGATGTGGCGGCGACGCAGTTTCACTCTTGGCTAGCACGTTTTGACGGCGTATTAAATCTCACCGACGATCTTCGTCGCGGTAAACCGGAAGTCCGCATTCGCCTCCGTGAGGGAACCACTGGGTTGGGCTTGGACGCCGCCACTGTCGCCCGACAGGTTCGGGCTGGATTTTACGGAGTGACGGCTGATGAGATCCAAATCGGTCGTGAGGCCTACGAAGTTGACGTGCGACTACGCCCAGAAGACCAAAACAGCATCGCCGACATGGAGTATTTCCATTTCGCCATCCCTGGTGGCAAACTGGTGCCGCTCGGATCAATTGCGATTGCCGACCGCACCCGCGGTTGGTCGAAAATTGGGCGGGTCGACAGCCGCCGCACGGTGACCCTGCTGGGAGACGTCGATCAACGACTGGTCAATACAGCACAATTGTTCAATCAAATCGAACGCGATTATTTGCCAGGGTTCCATGAAACATTTCCGGACATCGAAGTTTCATTTTCTGGAGAGGTCGAACAATCGGCCACCACTCTAAATTCAATGATGGCAGCCATGATTATCGGCGTAATTGGCGTGTTTGTACTGTTGAGTTTTCAGTTTCGTAGTTACACCGAACCACTGATTGTGATGACGGCGATCCCGTTTGCATTGATTGGTGTGATTTGGGGGCATTGGCTAATGGGTATCGACTTAAGTATGCCCAGTGGCTTAGGTTTCATTTCCTTGTCAGGGATCGTCGTCAACGATTCGATTCTACTGGTTCTATTTTTAAAAATGCGCCGTGAAGAAGGCGCCGACATCGTCGAGGCGGCAGGACAGGCGAGCCGGCAACGCTTTCGGGCAATTGTGATCACGTCTTTGACGACGATCGCCGGCTTGCTTCCGCTGCTATTCGAACGCAGCCTGCAGGCGCAGGTGTTGATCCCGCTGGCGGCCAGCATCGCCTTTGGCTTGCTGGCATCCACGGTATTGGTCTTGTTGGTGATCCCGTGTCTTTACGCGATTCTTGGAGATTTTCGACTCACTGCGGACGTCGCACCTCATGGTGAGAACGATTCCTAA
- a CDS encoding efflux RND transporter periplasmic adaptor subunit, whose amino-acid sequence MTDHPGAARPLRKWLIFPPLILGVGVAIYMVAGRTQLKHNPVIEVSRTLRVIPAPQVDVVPRVWGYGTAEPGRTWKAIAEVQGRVIETNPHLKAGSLVAKGLTLLKIDPHELELVAAQLKADIDRVKAQLSELETNEANYRASLTIEDAALALAEQELRRLRQLSQTNAIPPADVDAKEREVLAQRQSVQSQRNLLNLLPSKLQAHNAELAVKQSSLKQAEIDISKCVIKAPFSCRLADVDIQAGQFLVRGEVLFEAYSTAITEVEAQVPMDQARKLMGANAAPIAPLSVSMEKLAKLFGIKAAVRVRAGDLTIDWEARVTGIREQIDPTTRSVAVVVAVDDPYKKVIPGKRPPLVKGMFCEVELWSKPRVGKVVIPRSAMHEGAVYIINGEGRLQRRTIDVDFLQGDFVCINTGLHAGEIVVVSDPTPAILGMLVDPVEDDVLLNEIIAQATGKGSVK is encoded by the coding sequence ATGACTGACCACCCAGGGGCGGCACGGCCGCTCCGCAAATGGCTCATCTTTCCACCTCTAATTCTTGGTGTGGGCGTCGCTATATATATGGTTGCAGGACGGACACAGCTTAAGCACAACCCGGTCATCGAAGTCTCGCGGACGCTGCGGGTGATTCCGGCCCCCCAAGTCGATGTGGTGCCCCGTGTGTGGGGCTATGGTACGGCCGAACCGGGCCGCACCTGGAAGGCCATCGCCGAGGTGCAGGGACGTGTCATCGAAACAAATCCCCACCTGAAAGCAGGGAGCCTTGTTGCCAAAGGGCTAACGCTGCTCAAGATTGACCCGCACGAACTGGAGTTGGTAGCAGCCCAACTCAAAGCAGACATCGACCGCGTCAAGGCGCAACTGTCGGAGTTGGAGACGAACGAAGCCAATTACCGAGCATCGTTGACAATCGAGGATGCCGCATTGGCACTGGCAGAACAGGAGTTGCGCCGGCTCCGCCAACTTTCGCAAACGAACGCCATCCCCCCTGCCGACGTGGATGCCAAGGAACGCGAAGTTTTGGCGCAACGGCAAAGTGTGCAATCACAGCGCAATCTCCTGAACTTGCTCCCCTCTAAGTTGCAGGCCCACAATGCGGAGTTGGCGGTTAAACAGTCGAGTCTGAAACAGGCCGAGATCGACATTTCAAAATGCGTTATCAAAGCACCGTTTAGTTGCCGCTTGGCGGACGTCGACATTCAAGCAGGGCAGTTTCTCGTTCGCGGCGAAGTCCTCTTCGAGGCTTATAGCACGGCAATCACAGAAGTCGAGGCGCAGGTTCCCATGGATCAAGCCCGCAAGTTGATGGGCGCCAACGCGGCGCCGATCGCGCCCTTGAGCGTCAGCATGGAGAAACTCGCCAAATTGTTCGGCATTAAGGCGGCGGTGCGCGTGCGTGCGGGAGACCTGACCATCGATTGGGAGGCTCGCGTGACCGGCATCCGCGAACAGATCGATCCTACTACGCGGAGTGTCGCTGTCGTGGTAGCAGTCGACGATCCCTATAAGAAAGTGATTCCCGGTAAACGCCCGCCGTTGGTCAAAGGCATGTTTTGTGAAGTCGAACTGTGGTCCAAACCGCGCGTGGGCAAAGTTGTGATACCTCGCAGCGCCATGCATGAAGGCGCGGTGTATATCATCAATGGTGAGGGCCGTTTGCAGCGAAGGACCATCGATGTCGATTTTCTTCAGGGCGATTTTGTGTGCATCAATACGGGACTTCACGCCGGAGAGATTGTCGTCGTCTCGGATCCAACACCCGCAATTCTGGGGATGCTAGTCGATCCGGTTGAAGACGATGTCTTACTGAACGAAATCATAGCGCAGGCAACAGGCAAAGGGAGCGTCAAATGA
- a CDS encoding integrase core domain-containing protein → MHTSDGDKKPAYLMRDRDTKFTAHFDDVLKAEGVKVKVLTVESPNLNSRCKRVIQSIKQESLDYFLVFGEQHLNDLVREYVQYFNDDRAHSSRYFLTPPCTDPPPENETIVLDEIVRYERLGGLIKWYERAA, encoded by the coding sequence ATGCACACCTCGGATGGCGACAAAAAGCCGGCCTACCTGATGCGCGATCGCGATACAAAATTCACCGCACATTTCGACGATGTGCTCAAAGCCGAAGGGGTGAAGGTTAAGGTCCTAACCGTGGAGAGCCCGAACCTGAATTCGCGCTGCAAGCGAGTGATTCAAAGTATCAAGCAAGAAAGCTTGGACTATTTCCTGGTGTTTGGCGAACAGCATCTGAACGACCTCGTCCGTGAATATGTCCAATATTTCAACGACGATCGTGCGCATTCTTCGCGATATTTCCTGACACCCCCGTGCACCGACCCACCGCCGGAAAATGAGACGATCGTACTCGATGAGATCGTTCGCTATGAACGTCTCGGCGGATTGATCAAGTGGTACGAGCGCGCTGCATGA
- a CDS encoding AAA family ATPase — protein MNWEQLKQASLEDLTDWAESQPWCQAMADCAQDVQWHAEGDVWTHTKLVLRQLHELDEWPSLSAHERTVLTFTALFHDVAKPLTTEVESGTGRVRSPKHAVKGEHVARTVLRELGCDLTTREEIARLVRYHGRPAFLLERDEPTHEVVRLSCLVSNQLLYLFALADTRGRDTDSMSRPEENLHIWKLMAEDADCFDQPYPFATDHARFTFFRQDTPNLHYAPHEEYSGHVTLMSGLPGSGKDTWLRQQRSDLPVVSLDDIRSELDVEPTDDQGNVAQLAKERCREFLRAGTPFAFNATNTMRQTRGRWINLFADYHARIEIVYLEPPFEKLLHQNNARSNAVPEPVIRKLAEKCEPPTWMECHGLILSEGNDY, from the coding sequence ATGAACTGGGAGCAACTCAAACAAGCATCACTGGAGGACCTCACGGATTGGGCGGAATCTCAGCCGTGGTGTCAGGCGATGGCAGATTGCGCCCAGGATGTCCAGTGGCACGCCGAAGGAGATGTCTGGACACACACAAAATTGGTGCTCCGGCAACTCCATGAACTTGATGAATGGCCATCGCTCTCTGCACATGAGCGAACCGTACTTACCTTCACGGCTTTATTTCACGATGTCGCCAAGCCGCTGACGACCGAAGTCGAATCCGGGACGGGACGAGTCCGTTCGCCGAAACACGCCGTCAAAGGCGAGCATGTTGCCCGTACGGTCCTGCGTGAACTCGGTTGCGATTTAACAACTCGTGAAGAGATCGCCCGGCTGGTCCGTTATCACGGTCGCCCCGCATTTCTGCTTGAACGGGACGAGCCAACCCATGAAGTGGTGCGTCTCTCCTGCTTAGTCAGTAACCAATTGTTGTATTTGTTCGCCTTGGCAGACACCCGTGGTCGGGATACCGATTCGATGTCCCGCCCGGAAGAAAACCTGCACATCTGGAAGTTAATGGCAGAAGACGCCGATTGCTTTGACCAGCCATACCCGTTTGCCACGGACCACGCACGCTTCACCTTCTTTCGCCAGGACACGCCGAACCTGCATTATGCCCCACATGAGGAGTACTCCGGCCACGTGACCCTCATGTCCGGACTACCCGGCAGTGGAAAGGACACATGGCTACGACAACAACGTAGTGATCTTCCCGTTGTGTCATTGGACGACATTCGTAGCGAACTCGATGTTGAACCAACCGACGACCAGGGAAATGTCGCCCAACTTGCCAAAGAGCGTTGTCGAGAGTTTCTTCGAGCGGGAACTCCGTTTGCCTTCAACGCCACCAACACAATGCGGCAAACCCGTGGACGGTGGATCAACCTATTCGCCGACTACCACGCCCGCATCGAGATCGTTTACCTCGAACCGCCATTTGAAAAACTGCTGCACCAGAACAATGCTCGCAGCAACGCTGTTCCCGAGCCGGTGATCCGCAAACTGGCCGAAAAATGCGAGCCGCCGACGTGGATGGAGTGTCACGGTCTGATTCTGAGCGAAGGAAACGACTATTAA